A part of Paenibacillus sp. 481 genomic DNA contains:
- a CDS encoding tRNA (adenine(22)-N(1))-methyltransferase has product MNIKLSNRLQYIADLVPQGSRLADIGSDHALLPVFLAKQERVPFAVAGEVNQGPYDAARRQVRATRLEQVVDVRKGNGLAVIQPGEIDCVTIAGMGGSLIVQILSADESKLTGVSRLVLQPNVGEELVRQWLRDNGWALIHEHILEEDGKIYEILHAERSDADHVNAALADAKLYAPRKLSNGITLDEQWLLKLGPMLSVEATDVFVAKWKSEIKKQERVLHTMAQTDAEEVAERRALFAAKKAELEAIVECLQKDKR; this is encoded by the coding sequence GTGAATATTAAATTATCGAACCGTCTGCAATACATTGCAGACTTGGTACCGCAAGGCAGTCGCTTGGCTGACATTGGGTCAGACCACGCGTTGCTGCCTGTATTTTTAGCGAAGCAGGAGCGTGTTCCATTTGCTGTCGCAGGTGAAGTCAATCAAGGGCCATATGATGCGGCACGCCGACAAGTAAGGGCAACACGTTTAGAGCAAGTGGTTGATGTACGTAAAGGTAACGGGTTAGCAGTCATTCAACCCGGTGAAATCGATTGCGTAACGATTGCCGGCATGGGTGGAAGCTTAATCGTTCAGATTTTGTCTGCGGATGAAAGCAAACTTACGGGCGTGTCCCGTCTCGTACTACAGCCGAATGTAGGCGAGGAGCTCGTTCGCCAATGGCTGCGTGACAATGGGTGGGCGCTTATTCATGAGCATATTTTAGAAGAAGATGGAAAAATATATGAGATTCTGCATGCGGAACGCAGCGATGCTGATCATGTGAACGCAGCTTTAGCCGATGCGAAATTGTATGCACCGCGCAAGTTGAGCAATGGTATTACGCTTGATGAGCAATGGCTCTTAAAGTTAGGGCCGATGCTGTCTGTTGAAGCGACAGACGTCTTTGTGGCCAAGTGGAAGTCTGAAATTAAAAAGCAAGAGCGTGTTCTGCACACCATGGCACAAACTGACGCGGAAGAAGTGGCAGAGCGACGCGCATTGTTTGCAGCTAAAAAAGCGGAACTGGAGGCGATTGTCGAATGTTTGCAAAAGGACAAACGATAA
- a CDS encoding S8 family peptidase, translating into MHNRSIAWLGVLGVTILAVPLLWNTGNKSSNTAEQRMQSDMKIKQNIVQQDVDVTGKLFALDVRKDLEQAVATLHQASPSEAQQKVRQLMQLHPQFVYVAWLNEKEVRQWSYGELPKDEMWQTNKQLNSFVQSAKLHISKRESYVSPELLIRGERHIVMGIPASNANVGLVAVINRHVVQSVRSHQQKNLRLVPYPPDSKYRVKSVDSNTMQDVPVRTGADNEGKSHYYQKEIVVRFRTDPDRNQMQQIMRETGCSAPRKLGNTYLFRSNWMSAEQMQQYFAQFNPLYAEPHYLYMTNEEKTSLRVLSPTSKTKAAQAGEEPNDLFYKNYQWNLPIIHTNGGWNLTKGKQNVVVAVVDTGVDLKHADLKNKLVKGYNVFDPDKLPQDDVGHGTHVAGIIGATVNNGEGVAGMTWYNPIMPIKALDSNGSGTSYSVAEGIIWATDHGAKVINLSLGNYADGAFLHDAVKYAFERDVVLIAATGNDNTRRPGFPAAYPEVFAVSATDENKQKASFSNYGSYVDVVAPGATIASTYPNNQYAALSGTSMACPHVSALAALIRSANPSLRNTEIYDIMRESVNDLGSPGKDTFFGFGQIDVERALNMADQRKTSLSLHPQNVESNLNRIVSRFVRQSAK; encoded by the coding sequence ATGCATAATCGATCCATTGCATGGCTTGGCGTACTGGGAGTAACGATATTAGCCGTGCCTCTACTGTGGAATACAGGCAACAAATCATCGAACACGGCAGAACAACGTATGCAATCAGATATGAAGATCAAACAGAACATTGTACAGCAAGATGTTGACGTAACAGGAAAGCTATTTGCACTGGATGTCCGCAAAGATTTAGAACAGGCAGTTGCAACTTTACACCAAGCTTCACCATCTGAAGCACAGCAAAAGGTAAGACAACTCATGCAGTTGCACCCACAATTCGTATATGTAGCGTGGTTAAATGAAAAAGAGGTACGGCAGTGGTCTTACGGCGAATTGCCAAAAGACGAGATGTGGCAAACAAATAAACAATTAAACAGTTTTGTGCAAAGTGCCAAGCTGCATATAAGCAAACGCGAGTCCTACGTATCTCCCGAACTGCTTATACGTGGCGAACGCCATATCGTGATGGGCATTCCAGCTTCTAACGCTAATGTCGGCTTAGTTGCCGTCATTAATCGGCATGTTGTGCAATCAGTGCGCAGCCACCAGCAAAAAAACTTACGACTCGTTCCATATCCGCCTGATTCGAAGTATCGAGTCAAGTCGGTAGACAGCAACACGATGCAAGATGTTCCTGTTCGTACGGGCGCAGATAATGAGGGCAAAAGTCATTATTATCAAAAAGAGATCGTTGTTCGTTTTCGCACCGATCCTGACCGCAACCAGATGCAGCAAATCATGCGTGAGACCGGCTGCTCCGCTCCACGCAAACTTGGCAACACGTATCTTTTTCGTTCCAATTGGATGAGTGCAGAGCAGATGCAGCAATATTTTGCACAGTTTAATCCACTCTACGCAGAGCCACATTATTTGTATATGACGAATGAGGAAAAAACAAGCTTGCGCGTGTTGTCTCCGACATCAAAGACGAAGGCTGCTCAAGCTGGTGAAGAGCCAAACGATCTATTTTACAAAAATTATCAATGGAATTTACCGATCATTCATACGAATGGTGGCTGGAATTTAACAAAAGGTAAGCAAAATGTCGTTGTAGCGGTCGTGGATACAGGTGTGGATTTGAAGCATGCCGATTTAAAAAATAAACTGGTTAAAGGTTACAATGTATTTGACCCTGATAAACTGCCCCAAGATGACGTTGGGCACGGTACACACGTAGCCGGTATTATCGGAGCGACGGTCAACAACGGTGAAGGTGTTGCTGGCATGACATGGTACAATCCGATCATGCCGATTAAGGCTCTAGATAGCAATGGGTCGGGCACATCGTATTCGGTAGCCGAAGGAATTATTTGGGCCACGGATCATGGTGCTAAAGTAATTAATTTAAGCTTAGGCAACTATGCCGACGGCGCTTTTTTGCATGACGCAGTGAAATACGCGTTTGAGCGCGACGTGGTGCTCATCGCAGCAACTGGCAACGATAATACGCGCCGCCCTGGTTTCCCTGCCGCGTATCCCGAAGTATTCGCCGTATCCGCGACCGACGAAAATAAGCAAAAAGCGTCATTTTCCAATTATGGTAGCTACGTTGATGTCGTCGCGCCAGGTGCAACGATCGCAAGCACGTATCCGAATAATCAGTATGCGGCGCTTTCAGGAACGTCAATGGCCTGCCCACACGTATCCGCGCTTGCAGCGCTAATCCGCTCAGCGAACCCGAGTTTGCGTAATACCGAAATTTACGACATCATGCGTGAAAGTGTAAATGACTTAGGCTCTCCAGGCAAAGATACGTTTTTTGGCTTTGGGCAAATTGATGTTGAGCGTGCCCTGAATATGGCGGACCAACGTAAAACGTCTTTGTCTTTACATCCGCAAAATGTTGAGTCGAATTTAAACCGGATCGTGTCACGTTTTGTGCGGCAATCCGCTAAATAA
- a CDS encoding TerC family protein: MEQLWLLAEILLINVVLSGDNAVVIAMSSQHLPERERRQAIWWGAAGAVVLRCLLTVVAVWLMDIPLVQAAGGVMLFVIAIQLLNDSVHDLGGVKEVGSLWSAVRTILIADFIMSLDNVLAIAAVAKGQMAYIILGIALSIPIIVWGSAFVTDMMRRFPSVVLLGAGILGFTSGEMISADQQLSQWLPSFWGPLHTLLPWLVLTIVLFVGFVMKRQGNKV, encoded by the coding sequence GTGGAACAATTATGGCTGCTGGCCGAAATATTGCTCATTAATGTTGTGCTTAGTGGAGACAATGCTGTTGTTATTGCCATGTCCAGTCAGCATTTGCCTGAACGTGAGCGCCGACAGGCGATTTGGTGGGGAGCGGCGGGCGCAGTAGTGCTGCGCTGCTTACTGACTGTTGTCGCAGTGTGGCTCATGGACATCCCGCTCGTTCAAGCAGCCGGAGGCGTCATGCTGTTCGTCATCGCGATTCAATTGCTCAACGATAGTGTGCACGATCTTGGCGGCGTTAAGGAAGTAGGCTCACTATGGAGCGCGGTGCGGACGATTCTTATTGCTGACTTCATTATGAGTTTGGACAATGTATTGGCAATTGCTGCTGTCGCGAAAGGTCAAATGGCCTACATCATACTTGGCATTGCGCTAAGTATTCCCATTATTGTGTGGGGAAGCGCATTTGTAACGGATATGATGCGTCGCTTCCCATCCGTTGTGCTATTAGGAGCGGGCATCCTCGGCTTCACTTCTGGCGAAATGATTAGCGCAGACCAACAACTATCGCAATGGCTCCCGTCGTTCTGGGGCCCACTGCACACGTTGTTGCCATGGCTTGTTCTTACTATTGTTCTATTCGTTGGCTTTGTTATGAAGCGGCAAGGAAATAAGGTATAG
- a CDS encoding DUF1540 domain-containing protein — protein sequence MLIFFTGEVAINVIGYSGCRTDNLLTEVIDVAERPVVHCSIANCKFWGDFRCHAEQIVIEIDAHARTNVNEEFADELGGPHKDCAPTSAATCCQTFKPKDDSSCPS from the coding sequence GTGCTTATTTTTTTTACTGGAGAAGTTGCCATAAATGTAATCGGATACAGCGGCTGTCGCACGGACAACCTGTTAACGGAGGTGATCGATGTGGCGGAAAGACCCGTCGTGCATTGTAGTATTGCCAACTGTAAGTTTTGGGGTGATTTTCGATGTCATGCAGAACAAATCGTGATTGAAATAGATGCACACGCACGCACTAATGTGAACGAAGAGTTTGCTGACGAATTAGGTGGCCCTCACAAAGATTGTGCACCGACTTCTGCTGCAACTTGCTGTCAAACATTCAAACCTAAGGATGATTCTTCTTGTCCTAGTTAA
- a CDS encoding 5-bromo-4-chloroindolyl phosphate hydrolysis family protein has translation MSKHYKPEHRRIKRERIRIHSTAQEEASATNTTPVDDTFASEADTEFAAEVAGFPVSNAVTYTERNNSNSYASSLGTVAVIFAIVSFFLFPFWLGLSAAILGVMAYYQGSRIRAVAAIMLGVLAAMLRALLIAFIV, from the coding sequence ATGTCGAAGCATTATAAACCAGAACATCGTCGCATCAAACGTGAACGTATTCGCATTCATTCGACGGCACAAGAAGAAGCCTCAGCGACGAACACAACACCAGTTGACGATACATTTGCAAGTGAGGCAGATACTGAATTTGCTGCTGAAGTGGCTGGCTTTCCAGTTTCAAATGCTGTAACTTACACAGAACGAAATAATAGCAACAGCTATGCATCTTCACTCGGAACGGTCGCGGTCATTTTTGCTATTGTTTCCTTTTTCCTGTTTCCATTTTGGCTAGGTCTTTCAGCAGCTATTTTAGGGGTTATGGCGTATTATCAAGGCAGTCGAATCAGAGCTGTTGCTGCCATTATGCTTGGTGTATTGGCAGCTATGCTGCGTGCGCTGCTGATCGCTTTCATCGTGTAA
- the thiI gene encoding tRNA uracil 4-sulfurtransferase ThiI, with protein MEYDMLLLRYGEITLKGKNRHKFERAAYQHVKNVLKPFPNTKIIKEFGRLYVELNGESMRDIVNVLKHVFGFVSLSPVKKAPSELEAIIATAEQLMAEMNPQEGTTFKVSARRAWKAFPHSSQEVSPLVAAPVLRLFPQLKVDVRNPEIDLRVEVREEGTFLFSEVIPAVGGFPLGSNGRAMLLLSGGIDSPVAGYQALRKGLEVEAIHFHSYPFTSERAKQKVIDLAQVLANYSGYMKVHMVSFTDIQTRLHQAGKESLLITIMRRVMLRIATQIAEKRKGHAIVTGDSLGQVASQTLGSMNVIGRTTDLPLLRPLVTMDKEEIIKIAHHIGTFDLSILPFEDCCTLFVPKAPATNPNLKVVEYVEQSIPELDELIAQAVETTETIILRPGMEPYVLEKDQEKASSATPSAPSTPTGLTTENAAGGESAPKQDDWF; from the coding sequence ATGGAATATGATATGTTATTGCTGCGTTACGGAGAAATTACACTAAAGGGTAAAAATAGACATAAGTTCGAAAGAGCGGCGTATCAACATGTCAAAAACGTGTTGAAGCCTTTCCCGAATACGAAGATTATCAAGGAGTTCGGACGTCTTTATGTTGAACTGAATGGCGAATCGATGCGCGACATTGTCAACGTGTTGAAGCATGTGTTCGGTTTCGTATCGCTGAGTCCGGTTAAGAAAGCGCCGTCTGAATTAGAAGCGATTATTGCGACTGCTGAGCAGCTCATGGCAGAGATGAATCCGCAAGAAGGCACAACGTTCAAAGTGTCAGCTCGCCGTGCTTGGAAGGCGTTCCCGCATTCCTCGCAAGAAGTTAGCCCGTTGGTAGCTGCACCTGTATTACGTCTGTTCCCGCAGTTAAAGGTAGATGTACGTAATCCTGAAATCGATCTGCGCGTCGAAGTTCGCGAAGAAGGAACATTCCTATTCAGCGAAGTTATTCCGGCTGTAGGTGGTTTTCCGCTTGGCTCTAACGGCCGCGCGATGTTGCTGCTCTCTGGCGGTATCGACAGCCCAGTGGCAGGCTATCAAGCGCTGCGCAAAGGCTTGGAAGTGGAAGCAATCCATTTCCATAGCTATCCGTTTACGAGTGAGCGTGCGAAGCAAAAAGTCATCGACTTGGCTCAAGTGTTGGCCAATTATTCCGGCTATATGAAAGTGCATATGGTATCGTTCACAGATATCCAGACGCGCTTGCATCAAGCAGGGAAAGAAAGCCTGCTTATTACGATCATGCGTCGGGTTATGCTGCGCATTGCCACGCAAATAGCGGAAAAGCGTAAAGGACATGCTATCGTGACTGGCGATAGCCTCGGTCAAGTGGCGAGTCAAACGTTAGGCAGCATGAACGTGATTGGGCGTACAACCGATCTGCCATTGCTGCGACCGCTCGTCACGATGGATAAAGAAGAGATTATTAAAATCGCACACCATATCGGCACGTTCGATTTGTCCATTTTACCGTTTGAGGACTGCTGTACATTGTTTGTACCTAAAGCACCTGCGACAAATCCGAATCTAAAAGTAGTCGAGTATGTTGAACAATCGATTCCTGAACTTGACGAGCTGATTGCGCAAGCAGTCGAGACAACGGAGACGATTATTCTTCGTCCTGGTATGGAGCCGTATGTGTTGGAGAAGGATCAAGAGAAGGCTAGTTCTGCAACGCCTTCAGCACCCTCTACACCTACAGGACTTACAACGGAAAATGCTGCGGGCGGTGAATCGGCTCCGAAGCAGGATGATTGGTTCTAA
- a CDS encoding YpuI family protein: MPASNVKQLCEVSRIKLKYAIDQLELFLNEYSLAKLVDEQQDEQTVSFYKGFLTDMRHLLVFSEASYEKLGVTLRRANFNNDFAERALYDVYHQCVNAFFYPKNECYSEDGRYAYTGQDAIRFRSKPVRPVRDIILDITKGFEELRDELAYYESDYLTQRRMQGQK; the protein is encoded by the coding sequence ATGCCAGCATCCAATGTGAAGCAGCTTTGCGAAGTTTCCAGAATTAAATTAAAGTACGCTATTGACCAGCTTGAGCTTTTTTTGAACGAATATTCGTTAGCGAAGCTTGTGGACGAGCAACAGGACGAGCAGACGGTTAGCTTTTATAAGGGCTTTCTAACTGATATGCGTCACTTGCTCGTGTTTTCGGAAGCGAGCTACGAGAAGCTGGGCGTCACGCTACGTCGCGCGAACTTTAACAATGACTTTGCAGAGCGGGCTTTATATGATGTTTATCATCAATGTGTAAATGCATTTTTTTATCCGAAAAATGAATGTTACTCGGAAGACGGACGTTATGCCTATACAGGACAAGATGCCATTCGCTTCCGCTCAAAACCGGTGCGTCCTGTGCGCGACATTATACTTGATATTACTAAAGGCTTTGAAGAATTACGTGATGAACTGGCTTACTACGAAAGCGACTATTTAACGCAAAGAAGAATGCAAGGCCAAAAGTAA
- a CDS encoding Nif3-like dinuclear metal center hexameric protein, with protein MFAKGQTIIQWMEQLAPKSLAVPDDKIGLQLGTLNKQVEKVLVALDVTDEVVEEAIRLGAQLIIAHHAIIFRPLAHLQTDTVAGRLYEKLIKHDIAVYITHTNYDIAEGGMNDLMAACLDLTETKALETLQTEPLQKLVVFVPETHADHVRAAVLNAGAGHIGNYSHCSFNLNGTGTFMPQAGSQPFIGAAGKLEHVEEVRIETIVPKSVKSRVLQAMFKAHPYEEVAYDLYPLDMPGKAFGLGRIGKLDSGISLQQLVDKVKQRFEVPHVRVVGDLSRQVLKVAVLGGSGARYVRHALFQGADVLVTGDIDYHTAHDALAAGLAIIDAGHNAEKMMKQDVASRLQSLNDKHGTGTTFHASELSTEPFQFV; from the coding sequence ATGTTTGCAAAAGGACAAACGATAATTCAGTGGATGGAGCAGCTGGCACCTAAATCGTTAGCTGTACCGGACGATAAAATCGGCTTACAGCTTGGTACACTGAACAAGCAGGTTGAGAAAGTTCTTGTAGCGCTAGACGTTACAGATGAGGTAGTCGAGGAAGCTATCCGCCTAGGTGCACAATTAATTATTGCTCATCATGCGATTATTTTTAGGCCGTTGGCGCATTTGCAAACCGATACCGTTGCCGGAAGATTGTATGAAAAGCTAATTAAGCACGACATTGCTGTCTACATTACACATACGAATTATGACATCGCCGAAGGTGGAATGAACGACTTAATGGCTGCTTGTCTCGATTTAACAGAGACAAAAGCTCTTGAAACGTTGCAAACCGAACCTTTGCAGAAGCTTGTCGTCTTTGTACCTGAGACGCATGCTGATCATGTACGTGCTGCCGTATTGAACGCGGGAGCGGGTCATATCGGCAACTATAGTCATTGTAGCTTCAATCTGAATGGAACAGGCACATTTATGCCTCAAGCAGGATCTCAGCCCTTTATCGGTGCGGCAGGCAAGCTGGAGCACGTTGAGGAAGTTCGAATCGAGACGATTGTGCCTAAATCGGTTAAGAGTCGTGTACTGCAAGCGATGTTTAAAGCGCATCCTTACGAGGAAGTGGCTTACGATTTATATCCGCTTGATATGCCGGGGAAAGCATTTGGCCTCGGCAGAATCGGCAAACTAGACAGCGGAATTTCACTTCAGCAATTGGTCGATAAGGTCAAGCAACGCTTTGAAGTGCCGCATGTACGTGTTGTAGGCGATTTGTCTAGACAAGTTCTCAAGGTTGCGGTATTGGGTGGGTCAGGTGCCCGTTATGTGCGCCATGCTTTGTTCCAAGGCGCTGATGTGCTCGTAACCGGAGATATCGATTATCATACGGCGCACGATGCATTGGCAGCTGGATTAGCGATTATTGATGCAGGTCACAATGCGGAGAAAATGATGAAGCAAGACGTTGCCTCACGTTTGCAGTCGTTAAATGACAAGCATGGAACAGGGACAACGTTCCATGCTTCAGAGCTGTCGACAGAGCCGTTTCAATTTGTGTAA
- the rpoD gene encoding RNA polymerase sigma factor RpoD: MANDQHTGLDTETALDQVKDQLIEIGKKRGTLSYKEIAEKMSTFDQDSDQMDEFFEHLADQGIEVVNVTDDEMNARTTDREDESDDFQFDDDLSLPPGIKINDPVRMYLKEIGRVPLLSAEEEIELAERIERGDEEAKKRLAEANLRLVVSIAKRYVGRGMLFLDLIQEGNMGLIKAVEKFDHSKGFKFSTYATWWIRQAITRAIADQARTIRIPVHMVETINKLIRVSRQLLQELGREPSPEEIAAEMELSVEKVREIMKIAQEPVSLETPIGEEDDSHLGDFIEDQEALAPADAAAYELLKEQLEDVLDTLTEREENVLRLRFGLDDGRTRTLEEVGKVFGVTRERIRQIEAKALRKLRHPSRSKRLKDFLE, from the coding sequence ATGGCGAATGATCAACATACTGGACTCGACACTGAAACAGCATTAGATCAAGTAAAGGACCAGTTGATCGAAATCGGCAAAAAGCGAGGTACGCTAAGCTATAAAGAAATTGCCGAAAAAATGTCAACGTTCGACCAAGACTCTGATCAAATGGACGAGTTCTTTGAACACCTTGCTGATCAAGGGATTGAAGTTGTAAACGTAACGGATGATGAAATGAATGCCCGTACTACCGACCGTGAAGATGAGTCGGATGATTTCCAATTTGACGATGATCTTTCTTTGCCGCCAGGAATCAAAATAAATGATCCTGTGCGTATGTACTTGAAAGAAATCGGCCGTGTTCCGCTCTTGTCCGCAGAGGAAGAGATTGAGCTTGCAGAGCGAATCGAACGAGGTGACGAGGAAGCTAAGAAGCGCCTTGCAGAGGCAAACTTGCGACTCGTAGTATCGATTGCGAAGCGTTATGTAGGTCGCGGAATGTTGTTCCTTGATCTTATTCAAGAAGGCAACATGGGTCTCATTAAAGCGGTTGAGAAGTTCGACCATAGCAAAGGCTTCAAATTTAGTACGTATGCAACATGGTGGATTAGACAGGCCATAACGCGTGCGATCGCTGACCAAGCGCGTACGATTCGTATTCCGGTCCATATGGTTGAAACGATTAACAAACTTATTCGTGTGTCCCGTCAGTTATTGCAAGAGCTTGGGCGCGAACCTAGCCCAGAAGAGATTGCAGCTGAAATGGAACTCAGCGTCGAAAAAGTTCGTGAAATTATGAAGATTGCTCAAGAGCCGGTATCGTTGGAAACTCCGATTGGTGAAGAAGACGATTCACACTTAGGTGACTTTATAGAGGATCAAGAAGCACTGGCACCTGCTGATGCAGCTGCTTATGAGCTATTGAAGGAGCAGTTGGAAGACGTACTGGACACGCTCACAGAACGTGAAGAGAATGTTCTTCGTCTGCGTTTCGGTCTTGATGATGGACGTACTCGTACGTTGGAGGAAGTAGGCAAAGTGTTCGGTGTTACGCGCGAACGTATTCGTCAAATCGAGGCGAAAGCACTTCGCAAGCTACGTCATCCGAGCCGCAGCAAGCGATTGAAAGATTTCCTTGAATAA
- a CDS encoding cysteine desulfurase family protein codes for MNELNLYFDHSASTPPHPDVIRTMAEVMERVYANPSSIHQVGGHAEQMIRRAREVIAQALTVQPSDVIFTSGATESNNLAVLGVARAQLALGKSVHMITSHLEHASVFESYKQLEREGVSVTYVPVDSNGRVQPEQIERALRPDTIMVSVMHVNNETGAIQPLEEIGQILRQRSNAYFHVDGVQGLGKIAVALERWNAHLYSISGHKINGPKGVGALIRRGQVRMQPLFFGGLQEQQVRPGTENVPAIVAFAKAVRLAVEGQSERYEQLVRLREQVVAALRDESAFQVLKLNSPELPLSAPHIINVSYPGMKSEVVVHSLEQHGIVVSTQSACSSKLHKPSRVLLAMTNDAGRASSGLRISLAANHTERDISQLISALQQTVAQLQPLMQRR; via the coding sequence TTGAACGAGCTTAATTTGTATTTTGACCATAGTGCTTCTACGCCTCCTCATCCTGACGTGATTCGGACGATGGCCGAGGTGATGGAACGGGTGTACGCGAATCCATCATCGATTCATCAAGTGGGTGGCCATGCGGAACAGATGATACGTCGTGCTAGAGAAGTCATTGCGCAAGCGCTGACCGTCCAGCCGTCGGACGTTATATTTACATCGGGCGCTACGGAAAGCAATAACTTAGCGGTGCTTGGCGTGGCCCGTGCACAGCTTGCTTTAGGTAAATCAGTCCATATGATCACATCCCATTTGGAACATGCTTCGGTGTTCGAAAGTTATAAACAGTTAGAACGTGAAGGGGTTAGCGTCACGTATGTGCCAGTTGATAGCAATGGCCGCGTGCAGCCTGAACAAATTGAACGAGCGTTGCGACCAGACACGATCATGGTTAGTGTCATGCATGTCAACAACGAGACGGGGGCTATACAACCGTTAGAAGAGATCGGTCAAATACTACGTCAACGGTCGAACGCGTACTTCCATGTAGATGGGGTACAAGGATTAGGTAAAATAGCTGTCGCGTTAGAGCGATGGAATGCGCATTTATATAGCATTTCCGGTCATAAAATCAATGGGCCAAAAGGTGTTGGCGCTCTTATTCGGCGTGGTCAGGTTCGAATGCAGCCGCTCTTTTTTGGAGGTTTGCAGGAGCAGCAGGTACGTCCGGGGACGGAAAATGTACCCGCAATCGTTGCTTTCGCTAAGGCTGTTCGCCTAGCGGTTGAAGGTCAGTCGGAGCGTTATGAACAGCTTGTGCGACTGCGTGAACAAGTTGTGGCTGCGTTACGTGACGAAAGCGCATTTCAGGTGCTTAAGCTGAACAGCCCGGAGCTGCCATTGTCGGCTCCACACATTATTAATGTGTCCTATCCAGGAATGAAATCCGAAGTGGTTGTCCATTCCTTAGAGCAACACGGAATCGTCGTGTCCACACAATCGGCATGTTCTTCCAAGCTGCATAAGCCAAGCCGCGTGTTGCTGGCGATGACGAATGATGCAGGAAGAGCCTCAAGTGGGCTTCGTATCAGTCTGGCTGCGAACCATACGGAGCGAGATATTAGCCAATTAATTTCCGCATTGCAGCAAACGGTTGCACAACTACAACCGCTTATGCAGCGTCGTTAA